A window of the Deltaproteobacteria bacterium PRO3 genome harbors these coding sequences:
- a CDS encoding SDR family oxidoreductase, with product MPRFTGQTVFLTGASSGIGAALAREFAREGAALVLTARRLDRLETLAAELQASGARALASACDVTRDGDLEAAMAKAREAFGRIDVVVANSGFGVVGRFEKLALEDFRRQFETNVFGLLRTVRAGLEDLKKSRGRLVLMGSVSGHLSAPEASPYSMSKFAVRALAEALYAELAPQGISVTLISPGFVATEIRHVDNQGLYRAEAKDPVPAWLQMPAEKAARQIVRAVARRRREKIVTWHGKAFVLIGRLCPGLIPRLFRRLSRKVRRGR from the coding sequence ATGCCCCGATTCACCGGCCAAACCGTCTTTCTCACCGGCGCCTCCTCCGGGATCGGCGCCGCCCTGGCGCGGGAGTTCGCCCGCGAGGGCGCGGCCCTGGTGTTGACCGCGCGGCGCCTCGACCGCCTCGAGACCCTGGCGGCGGAGCTTCAGGCCTCCGGCGCCCGCGCCCTGGCCTCGGCCTGCGACGTCACCCGCGACGGCGACCTGGAGGCGGCGATGGCGAAGGCGCGGGAGGCCTTCGGCCGCATCGACGTGGTCGTCGCCAACTCCGGCTTCGGAGTGGTGGGGCGCTTCGAGAAGCTCGCCTTGGAAGACTTTCGCCGACAGTTCGAGACCAACGTCTTCGGCCTGTTGCGCACGGTGCGGGCCGGGCTGGAGGACCTGAAGAAATCCCGCGGGCGCCTGGTCCTGATGGGCAGCGTCAGCGGCCATCTCAGCGCCCCCGAGGCCTCGCCCTATTCGATGAGCAAGTTCGCGGTGCGCGCGCTGGCCGAGGCGCTTTACGCCGAGCTGGCGCCCCAGGGGATCTCGGTCACGCTGATCAGCCCGGGCTTCGTGGCGACCGAGATCCGGCACGTGGACAACCAGGGCCTGTATCGGGCGGAGGCGAAGGATCCCGTGCCGGCTTGGCTGCAGATGCCGGCGGAAAAGGCGGCGCGGCAGATCGTGCGCGCGGTCGCGCGGCGGCGGCGGGAGAAGATCGTCACCTGGCACGGCAAGGCCTTCGTCCTGATCGGCCGTCTCTGTCCCGGCCTGATTCCGCGCCTGTTTCGCCGGCTCTCCCGAAAGGTGCGACGTGGCCGCTAG
- a CDS encoding LysR family transcriptional regulator produces MEWLNYHHLLYFYTVAKEGGLAPAAAKLSLSQPAISAQIRSLEGNLGEKLFVREGRRLTLTDVGRSVYRYAEEIFALGRDLVDSVRGRPTGRPVELVVGVADVVPKAVAYRLLEPVFAMPEKIHLVCREDRPERLLTELALHQLDLVISDAPVSPWTKLRAFNHPLGASDTAVFGAPTLARKFARGFPRSLEGAPFLMPAAHTALRRSLDDWFEARGIRPEIVGEFEDSALLKSFGLAGKGLFAAPVAVAAEISRQYGVRALGKLKGLREEFFAISIQKRLQNPALLELTRVARKKLF; encoded by the coding sequence ATGGAATGGCTCAACTACCATCATCTGCTCTATTTCTACACCGTCGCCAAGGAGGGCGGCCTGGCGCCGGCCGCGGCAAAACTCTCCTTGTCGCAGCCCGCGATCAGCGCCCAGATCCGCAGCCTCGAGGGCAACCTGGGGGAGAAGCTCTTCGTCCGGGAGGGGAGGCGCCTGACGCTGACCGACGTCGGGAGAAGCGTCTATCGTTACGCCGAGGAAATCTTCGCCTTGGGACGGGACTTGGTCGATTCCGTGAGGGGCCGTCCGACGGGCCGGCCCGTCGAACTCGTCGTCGGGGTGGCCGACGTCGTGCCCAAGGCGGTCGCCTACCGCCTGCTCGAGCCGGTTTTCGCCATGCCCGAGAAGATCCATCTGGTCTGCCGCGAGGACCGTCCCGAGCGGCTCTTGACCGAGCTGGCCCTGCATCAATTGGACCTTGTGATCTCCGACGCGCCGGTCAGTCCTTGGACGAAGCTGCGCGCCTTCAACCATCCGCTGGGCGCCTCGGATACCGCGGTGTTCGGCGCGCCCACCTTGGCTCGAAAGTTCGCCCGCGGCTTTCCCCGCTCGCTGGAGGGCGCGCCCTTCCTGATGCCGGCGGCGCACACGGCGCTGCGGCGCTCCCTCGACGACTGGTTCGAGGCCCGGGGGATCCGTCCCGAGATCGTCGGCGAGTTCGAGGACAGCGCCTTGCTCAAGTCCTTCGGACTGGCCGGCAAGGGGCTCTTCGCCGCGCCCGTCGCGGTGGCGGCGGAGATCTCCCGGCAATACGGGGTTCGGGCGCTGGGCAAGCTAAAGGGGCTCCGCGAGGAATTTTTCGCCATCTCCATCCAAAAGCGGCTGCAAAATCCGGCCCTTCTCGAGCTGACCCGGGTCGCGCGCAAAAAACTGTTCTAA
- the raiA gene encoding ribosome-associated translation inhibitor RaiA — protein MKTDIRGVKKLISPAIREHARRRIHFALGRFEDRILSLTLRLSDPNGPRGGQDKCCKIEAKLRGSSSLFVEETGTDLYAAIDLAVERLGHAIRRHVEKRKDVPRRAQPVFGWDNLRE, from the coding sequence ATGAAAACCGACATCCGCGGAGTCAAAAAGCTGATCAGCCCCGCCATTCGCGAGCACGCCAGGCGCCGTATCCACTTCGCCCTGGGACGCTTCGAGGACCGGATCCTGTCCCTGACCCTGAGACTGAGCGACCCCAACGGACCCCGAGGGGGCCAGGACAAATGCTGTAAAATCGAGGCCAAGCTGCGCGGCTCCTCGTCCCTCTTCGTGGAAGAGACCGGGACCGACCTCTACGCGGCGATCGACCTGGCCGTCGAGCGTCTGGGGCACGCGATCCGGCGCCACGTCGAGAAGCGCAAGGATGTCCCGCGTCGCGCCCAGCCGGTTTTCGGATGGGACAACCTGAGGGAATAA
- a CDS encoding calcium/sodium antiporter has product METGLFFALGLAFLILGGELLVKGASRLAALMKISPLVAGLTVVAYGTSSPELATNLIAVYENKLDIAVGNVVGSNIFNIFLILGLSALIVPLVVHRQVVRLDVPIMIGASLMLLLLGLDGALNRFDGILLVAAVIFYTVFIIRESRREQRQDEAPKAAPDLATAEGRGKTWLVSIALVLGGLGALVLGSNWLVDSAIVIAKGLGVSELVIGLTLVAAGTSLPEVITSVVAALRGQRDIAVGNVVGSNIYNILAILGLSSILAKDGIPLSPATLGFDIPVMIGASVACLPIFFTGHRIARWEGALFLLYYVAYTLFLILKSLQHDSLPLFSGWMLGYVIPLTAVTLMVYFLRAMVEHSRRPAASR; this is encoded by the coding sequence ATGGAAACCGGACTATTTTTCGCCCTCGGCCTGGCCTTCCTGATCTTGGGCGGGGAGCTCCTGGTGAAGGGGGCCTCCCGCCTGGCCGCCTTGATGAAAATTTCGCCCTTGGTGGCGGGCCTGACCGTCGTCGCCTACGGGACCAGCTCGCCCGAGCTGGCGACCAACCTGATCGCAGTCTACGAGAACAAGCTGGACATCGCCGTCGGCAACGTCGTCGGCAGCAACATCTTCAACATCTTTCTCATTTTGGGTCTCTCCGCCTTGATCGTGCCCTTGGTCGTGCACCGCCAAGTGGTCCGGCTCGACGTCCCGATCATGATCGGGGCCTCCCTCATGCTGTTATTGCTTGGCTTGGACGGCGCCTTAAATCGCTTTGACGGAATCTTGCTTGTCGCGGCCGTGATTTTCTACACCGTATTCATCATTCGCGAGAGTCGGCGGGAGCAGCGGCAAGACGAGGCACCGAAAGCCGCTCCCGATCTGGCGACTGCGGAAGGACGCGGCAAGACTTGGCTTGTCTCGATCGCCTTGGTGTTGGGCGGGCTCGGGGCCCTGGTCCTCGGCTCGAACTGGCTGGTGGACTCCGCCATCGTCATCGCGAAGGGTCTGGGCGTCAGCGAGTTGGTCATCGGACTGACTCTGGTCGCGGCCGGGACCAGCCTGCCCGAAGTCATCACCTCGGTCGTCGCCGCCCTGCGCGGGCAGCGGGATATCGCAGTGGGCAACGTGGTGGGCAGCAATATCTACAATATCCTAGCGATCCTCGGGCTCTCCAGCATCCTCGCCAAGGACGGCATCCCGCTTTCCCCCGCCACCCTCGGCTTCGACATCCCGGTCATGATCGGCGCCTCGGTCGCCTGCCTGCCCATCTTTTTCACGGGACATCGCATCGCCCGCTGGGAAGGCGCTCTCTTCCTGCTCTACTACGTCGCCTACACCCTCTTCCTGATCCTGAAATCCCTGCAGCATGATAGCCTGCCCCTGTTTAGCGGCTGGATGCTGGGCTATGTCATCCCGCTGACCGCGGTCACACTGATGGTCTATTTCCTGCGCGCGATGGTGGAGCATTCCCGCAGGCCGGCGGCGAGCCGCTGA